In Chelonia mydas isolate rCheMyd1 chromosome 28, rCheMyd1.pri.v2, whole genome shotgun sequence, a single window of DNA contains:
- the CAMTA2 gene encoding calmodulin-binding transcription activator 2 isoform X1: MNYKETTELSEKSHHLKVFLPKKLVECLPKCPALPKERLRWNTNEEIASYLITFERHEEWLSGSPKTRPQNGSIILYNRKKVKYRKDGYCWKKRKDGKTTREDHMKLKVQGTECLYGCYVHSSIVPTFHRRCYWLLQNPDIVLVHYLNVPALEDCAKVCGPILCSINGDRKEWLKWSKEELVNQLKPMFHGIKWTCSNGNGTTEFSIEQLVQQILESHQAKPPPRTHACLCSSSSLGSPGHVPHKCGTTRHRIISPKVATRPVPVPVPALPEPPRLTDPKPEPEPAKPDRKEPPAPAEPPSPDAPRPSPAVALSVGLPGSAVLVMTGLEKPLALTPSQHLVAGDPPGGPVGLALLPGPGLVLSQNLEASMETGEAGSDAFDPDCFLNSPARGQTYGRRAPEPPPAGNRFFIQDDGGAPGRGGGRPPAGETPMETGGPRPGGGAGEQLPEELYSIIQPGAGGGPDLPFGLSLDSLISELMTEGAGAGEGGSPPRPALPDAPGEAASPGGSAAPEPLVTITDFSPDWSYPEGGVKVLITGPWTEETDSYTCLFDQVAVPAALIQSGVLRCYCPAHEAGLVALQVARDTRLVSTSVLFEYRGRGFLALPRTQLDWLSLDDNQFRMSILERLEQMEKRMAEMTASSRQQRGATGETPHTQTVTDSFEERIVALCETMMSRSSWLHSDTLVHDIRFRGMTLLHLAAAQGYARLIETLIKWRNLSAESLDLEQEVDPLNVDHFSCTPLMWACALGHLDAALLLYRWDGRALSIPDSLGRLPLAVARSRGHVALAARLEELQRQEPSPEGAVDKGWGPPCPAEALGLPSPLSASPDTGLSMVSSVSSPSELSDGSVSVTSAYSSASALRDSPAGSPEPEAAMDFGPPPEGWYLREPPSPPGLRCSPHFFMDYEGAPEPELLAYGENAENEGYLPATDVLQVDMITLAKQIIEATPEHIKQEGFSSAAEVPLRERSGNMGLSETMSWLAGYLESVDQLPGVSHHRPVPSSRVCLSPLQAPLGELPFDRLPPPPTAASWAEFLNASANGKMESEFALLTLSDHEQRELYEAARIIQTAFRKYKGRRLKEQQETAAAVIQRCYRKYKQLTWIALKYALYKKMTQAAILIQSKFRSYYEQKKFQQSRRAAVLIQQYYRSYKEYEKLKQGHRASAAMQQKMKGTFLTKKQDQAARKIMRFLRRCRHRMKELKQSKEVESLQKRGLAT, from the exons ATGAATTACAAGGAAACCACAGAGCTCTCCG AGAAGAGCCATCACTTGAAGGTTTTCCTGCCCAAGAAGCTGGTGGAGTGTCTCCCCAaatgccctgccctccccaaggAGCGACTGCGCTGGAATACCAAcgag GAAATCGCCTCCTATCTCATCACCTTCGAGCGGCACGAGGAATGGCTGTCGGGCTCCCCAAAGACCCG CCCCCAGAACGGCTCCATCATCCTGTACAACCGGAAGAAGGTGAAGTACCGCAAGGACGGCTACTGCTGGAAGAAGCGCAAGGACGGCAAGACCACGCGGGAGGACCACATGAAGCTGAAGGTGCAAGGGACAGAG TGTCTCTACGGCTGCTACGTCCACTCCTCCATCGTCCCCACATTCCACCGACGCTGTTACTGGCTGCTGCAG aaCCCCGACATCGTCCTGGTGCACTACCTGAACGTGCCGGCGCTGGAGGACTGCGCCAAGGTCTGCGGGCCCATCCTCTGCTCCATCAACGGCGACCGCAAGGAGTGGCTCAAGTGGTCCAAGGAGGAGCTGGTGAACCAGCTCAAACCCATGT tccacgGGATAAAGTGGACCTGCAGCAACGGGAACGGGACCACGGAGTTCTCCATCGAGCAGCTGGTGCAGCAGATCCTGGAGAGCCACCAGGCCaagcccccgccccgcacccacgcctgcctctgcagcagcagcagcctcg GCAGCCCGGGGCACGTCCCGCACAAGTGCGGCACCACCAGGCATCGCATCATCTCCCCGAAGGTGGCGACGCGGCCCgtcccggtcccggtcccggCCCTCCCCGAGCCGCCGCGCCTGACCGACCCcaagccggagccggagccggccAAGCCTGACCGGAAGGAGCCCCCGGcccccgccgagcccccctcCCCGGACGCCCCCCGGCCCTCGCCCGCCGTGGCCCTGTCGGTGGGGCTGCCCGGCAGCGCCGTCCTGGTGATGACCGGCCTGGAGAAGCCGCTGGCCCTCACGCCCAGCCAGCACCTGGTGGCGGGCGACCCGCCGGGCGGCCCGGtgggcctggccctgctgccgGGCCCCGGGCTGGTCCTGTCCCAGAACCTGGAGGCCAGCATGGAGACGGGGGAGGCCGGCTCGGACGCCTTCGACCCCGACTGCTTCCTCAACAGCCCCGCCCGGGGCCAGACCTACGGGCGCCGGGCCCCGGAGCCGCCCCCGGCCGGCAACCGCTTCTTCATCCAGGACGACGGGGGggcgccggggcgggggggcgggcggcCCCCGGCCGGGGAGACCCCCATGGAGACGGGGGGGCCCCGGCCgggcggcggggccggggagcAGCTGCCGGAGGAGCTGTACTCCATCATCCagccgggggcgggaggggggccggACCTGCCCTTCGGCCTCTCCCTGGACAGCCTCATCTCCGAGCTCATGACggagggggccggggccggggaggggggcagccccCCGCGCCCGGCCCTGCCCGACGCCCCCGGCGAGGCCGCCTCCCCGGGGGGCTCGGCAGCTCCGGAGCCGCTGGTCACCATCACCGACTTCTCGCCGGACTGGTCCTACCCTGAG GGCGGCGTCAAGGTGCTGATCACGGGGCCGTGGACGGAGGAGACGGATTCCTACACCTGCCTCTTCGACCAGGTGGCCGTGCCGGCCGCGCTGATCCAGTCGGGCGTCCTACGTTGCTACTGCCCCG CCCACGAGGCCGGGCTGGTGGCCCTGCAGGTGGCCCGCGACACCCGGCTGGTCTCCACCTCGGTGCTGTTCGAGTACCGGGGCCGCGGGTTCCTGGCGCTGCCCCGCACCCAGCTGGACTGGCTCTCCTTGGACG ataaCCAGTTCAGGATGTCGATCCTGGAGCGCCTGGAGCAGATGGAGAAGCGGATGGCAGAGATGACGGCTTCCTCCCGGCAGCAGCGGGGGGCCACGGGGGAGACCCCCCACACGCAG ACGGTGACGGACTCCTTCGAGGAGCGGATCGTGGCCCTGTGCGAGACGATGATGTCTCGTTCCTCCTGGCTCCACTCCGACACCCTGGTCCATGACATCCGCTTCCGGGGCATGACCCTGCTTCACCTCGCAGCCGCCCAGGGCTACGCCCGGCTCATCGAGACCCTCATCAAGTGGCG GAACCTCAGTGCCGAGAGCCTCGATCTGGAGCAGGAAGTGGACCCGCTGAACGTCGACCACTTTTCCTGCACCCCCCTG atGTGGGCCTGCGCCCTGGGCCACCTGGACGCGGCCCTGCTGCTGTACCGCTGGGACGGCCGGGCCCTCTCCATCCCGGACTCGCTGGGCCGGCTGCCCCTGGCCGTGGCTCGCTCCCGGGGCCACGTGGCCCTCGCCGCAcgcctggaggagctgcagcgcCAGGAGCCGAGCCCCGAGGGCGCCGTGGACAAGGGCTGGGGGCCGCCGTGCCCGGCCGAGGCCCTgggcctcccctccccgctctccgCCAGCCCCGACACAG GGCTCAGCATGGTGAGCAGCGTCTCCTCGCCCTCGGAGCTCTCGGACGGCTCCGTCTCCGTCACCTCGGCCTACTCTAGCGCCTCGGCCCTGCGCGACTCGCCCGCCGGCAGCCCCGAGCCCGAGGCCGCCATGGACTTCGGGCCGCCCCCCGAGGGCTGGTACCTGCGGGAGCCCCCGAGCCCGCCTGGCCTGCGCTGCTCCCCCCACTTCTTCATGGACTACGAGGGGGCCCCCGAGCCGGAGCTGCTGGCTTACGGGGAGAACGCGGAGAACGAGGGGTACCTGCCGGCCACTGACGTGCTCCAG GTGGACATGATCACGCTGGCCAAGCAGATCATCGAGGCAACGCCGGAGCACATCAAGCAGGAGGGTTTCAGCTCCGCGGCCGAGGTGCCGCTGCGGGAACGAAGCGGGAACATGGGGCTGAGTGAGACCATGTCCTGGCTGGCCGGCTACCTGGAGAGCGTGGACCAGCTGCCCGGCGTCTCCCACCACAG gccggTGCCCTCGTCCCGGGTGTGTCTCAGCCCCCTGCAGGCCCCGCTGGGGGAGCTGCCCTTCGAccggctgcccccgccccccacggccGCCAGCTGGGCCGAGTTCCTCAACGCCTCGGCCAACGGGAAGATGGAGAGCGAGTTCGCCCTGCTGACGCTGTCCGACCACGAGCAGCGCGAGCTCTACGAGGCGGCCCGCATCATCCAGACGGCCTTCCGCAAGTACAAG GGCCGCCGGctgaaggagcagcaggagaCCGCGGCGGCTGTGATCCAGCGATGTTACCGCAAGTATAAGCAG CTCACGTGGATCGCCTTGAAG TACGCCCTGTATAAGAAGATGACGCAGGCAGCCATCCTGATCCAGAGCAAGTTCCGGAGTTACTACGAGCAGAAGAAGTTCCAGCAGAGCCGCCGGGCCGCGGTTCTGATCCAGCAGTACTATCGCAGCTACAAGGAGTACGAGAAGCTGAAACAGGGCCACCGCGCCTCCGCCGCCATGCAGCAGAAGATGAA GGGCACTTTCCTTACGAAGAAGCAGGACCAGGCAGCCCGGAAGATCATGCGGTTTCTGCGTCGTTGCCGGCacag GATGAAGGAACTCAAGCAAAGCAAAGAGGTGGAAAGTTTACAGAAGCGAGGTCTGGCCACTTAG
- the CAMTA2 gene encoding calmodulin-binding transcription activator 2 isoform X3 — MNYKETTELSEKSHHLKVFLPKKLVECLPKCPALPKERLRWNTNEEIASYLITFERHEEWLSGSPKTRPQNGSIILYNRKKVKYRKDGYCWKKRKDGKTTREDHMKLKVQGTECLYGCYVHSSIVPTFHRRCYWLLQNPDIVLVHYLNVPALEDCAKVCGPILCSINGDRKEWLKWSKEELVNQLKPMCSPGHVPHKCGTTRHRIISPKVATRPVPVPVPALPEPPRLTDPKPEPEPAKPDRKEPPAPAEPPSPDAPRPSPAVALSVGLPGSAVLVMTGLEKPLALTPSQHLVAGDPPGGPVGLALLPGPGLVLSQNLEASMETGEAGSDAFDPDCFLNSPARGQTYGRRAPEPPPAGNRFFIQDDGGAPGRGGGRPPAGETPMETGGPRPGGGAGEQLPEELYSIIQPGAGGGPDLPFGLSLDSLISELMTEGAGAGEGGSPPRPALPDAPGEAASPGGSAAPEPLVTITDFSPDWSYPEGGVKVLITGPWTEETDSYTCLFDQVAVPAALIQSGVLRCYCPAHEAGLVALQVARDTRLVSTSVLFEYRGRGFLALPRTQLDWLSLDDNQFRMSILERLEQMEKRMAEMTASSRQQRGATGETPHTQTVTDSFEERIVALCETMMSRSSWLHSDTLVHDIRFRGMTLLHLAAAQGYARLIETLIKWRNLSAESLDLEQEVDPLNVDHFSCTPLMWACALGHLDAALLLYRWDGRALSIPDSLGRLPLAVARSRGHVALAARLEELQRQEPSPEGAVDKGWGPPCPAEALGLPSPLSASPDTGLSMVSSVSSPSELSDGSVSVTSAYSSASALRDSPAGSPEPEAAMDFGPPPEGWYLREPPSPPGLRCSPHFFMDYEGAPEPELLAYGENAENEGYLPATDVLQVDMITLAKQIIEATPEHIKQEGFSSAAEVPLRERSGNMGLSETMSWLAGYLESVDQLPGVSHHRPVPSSRVCLSPLQAPLGELPFDRLPPPPTAASWAEFLNASANGKMESEFALLTLSDHEQRELYEAARIIQTAFRKYKGRRLKEQQETAAAVIQRCYRKYKQLTWIALKYALYKKMTQAAILIQSKFRSYYEQKKFQQSRRAAVLIQQYYRSYKEYEKLKQGHRASAAMQQKMKGTFLTKKQDQAARKIMRFLRRCRHRMKELKQSKEVESLQKRGLAT; from the exons ATGAATTACAAGGAAACCACAGAGCTCTCCG AGAAGAGCCATCACTTGAAGGTTTTCCTGCCCAAGAAGCTGGTGGAGTGTCTCCCCAaatgccctgccctccccaaggAGCGACTGCGCTGGAATACCAAcgag GAAATCGCCTCCTATCTCATCACCTTCGAGCGGCACGAGGAATGGCTGTCGGGCTCCCCAAAGACCCG CCCCCAGAACGGCTCCATCATCCTGTACAACCGGAAGAAGGTGAAGTACCGCAAGGACGGCTACTGCTGGAAGAAGCGCAAGGACGGCAAGACCACGCGGGAGGACCACATGAAGCTGAAGGTGCAAGGGACAGAG TGTCTCTACGGCTGCTACGTCCACTCCTCCATCGTCCCCACATTCCACCGACGCTGTTACTGGCTGCTGCAG aaCCCCGACATCGTCCTGGTGCACTACCTGAACGTGCCGGCGCTGGAGGACTGCGCCAAGGTCTGCGGGCCCATCCTCTGCTCCATCAACGGCGACCGCAAGGAGTGGCTCAAGTGGTCCAAGGAGGAGCTGGTGAACCAGCTCAAACCCATGT GCAGCCCGGGGCACGTCCCGCACAAGTGCGGCACCACCAGGCATCGCATCATCTCCCCGAAGGTGGCGACGCGGCCCgtcccggtcccggtcccggCCCTCCCCGAGCCGCCGCGCCTGACCGACCCcaagccggagccggagccggccAAGCCTGACCGGAAGGAGCCCCCGGcccccgccgagcccccctcCCCGGACGCCCCCCGGCCCTCGCCCGCCGTGGCCCTGTCGGTGGGGCTGCCCGGCAGCGCCGTCCTGGTGATGACCGGCCTGGAGAAGCCGCTGGCCCTCACGCCCAGCCAGCACCTGGTGGCGGGCGACCCGCCGGGCGGCCCGGtgggcctggccctgctgccgGGCCCCGGGCTGGTCCTGTCCCAGAACCTGGAGGCCAGCATGGAGACGGGGGAGGCCGGCTCGGACGCCTTCGACCCCGACTGCTTCCTCAACAGCCCCGCCCGGGGCCAGACCTACGGGCGCCGGGCCCCGGAGCCGCCCCCGGCCGGCAACCGCTTCTTCATCCAGGACGACGGGGGggcgccggggcgggggggcgggcggcCCCCGGCCGGGGAGACCCCCATGGAGACGGGGGGGCCCCGGCCgggcggcggggccggggagcAGCTGCCGGAGGAGCTGTACTCCATCATCCagccgggggcgggaggggggccggACCTGCCCTTCGGCCTCTCCCTGGACAGCCTCATCTCCGAGCTCATGACggagggggccggggccggggaggggggcagccccCCGCGCCCGGCCCTGCCCGACGCCCCCGGCGAGGCCGCCTCCCCGGGGGGCTCGGCAGCTCCGGAGCCGCTGGTCACCATCACCGACTTCTCGCCGGACTGGTCCTACCCTGAG GGCGGCGTCAAGGTGCTGATCACGGGGCCGTGGACGGAGGAGACGGATTCCTACACCTGCCTCTTCGACCAGGTGGCCGTGCCGGCCGCGCTGATCCAGTCGGGCGTCCTACGTTGCTACTGCCCCG CCCACGAGGCCGGGCTGGTGGCCCTGCAGGTGGCCCGCGACACCCGGCTGGTCTCCACCTCGGTGCTGTTCGAGTACCGGGGCCGCGGGTTCCTGGCGCTGCCCCGCACCCAGCTGGACTGGCTCTCCTTGGACG ataaCCAGTTCAGGATGTCGATCCTGGAGCGCCTGGAGCAGATGGAGAAGCGGATGGCAGAGATGACGGCTTCCTCCCGGCAGCAGCGGGGGGCCACGGGGGAGACCCCCCACACGCAG ACGGTGACGGACTCCTTCGAGGAGCGGATCGTGGCCCTGTGCGAGACGATGATGTCTCGTTCCTCCTGGCTCCACTCCGACACCCTGGTCCATGACATCCGCTTCCGGGGCATGACCCTGCTTCACCTCGCAGCCGCCCAGGGCTACGCCCGGCTCATCGAGACCCTCATCAAGTGGCG GAACCTCAGTGCCGAGAGCCTCGATCTGGAGCAGGAAGTGGACCCGCTGAACGTCGACCACTTTTCCTGCACCCCCCTG atGTGGGCCTGCGCCCTGGGCCACCTGGACGCGGCCCTGCTGCTGTACCGCTGGGACGGCCGGGCCCTCTCCATCCCGGACTCGCTGGGCCGGCTGCCCCTGGCCGTGGCTCGCTCCCGGGGCCACGTGGCCCTCGCCGCAcgcctggaggagctgcagcgcCAGGAGCCGAGCCCCGAGGGCGCCGTGGACAAGGGCTGGGGGCCGCCGTGCCCGGCCGAGGCCCTgggcctcccctccccgctctccgCCAGCCCCGACACAG GGCTCAGCATGGTGAGCAGCGTCTCCTCGCCCTCGGAGCTCTCGGACGGCTCCGTCTCCGTCACCTCGGCCTACTCTAGCGCCTCGGCCCTGCGCGACTCGCCCGCCGGCAGCCCCGAGCCCGAGGCCGCCATGGACTTCGGGCCGCCCCCCGAGGGCTGGTACCTGCGGGAGCCCCCGAGCCCGCCTGGCCTGCGCTGCTCCCCCCACTTCTTCATGGACTACGAGGGGGCCCCCGAGCCGGAGCTGCTGGCTTACGGGGAGAACGCGGAGAACGAGGGGTACCTGCCGGCCACTGACGTGCTCCAG GTGGACATGATCACGCTGGCCAAGCAGATCATCGAGGCAACGCCGGAGCACATCAAGCAGGAGGGTTTCAGCTCCGCGGCCGAGGTGCCGCTGCGGGAACGAAGCGGGAACATGGGGCTGAGTGAGACCATGTCCTGGCTGGCCGGCTACCTGGAGAGCGTGGACCAGCTGCCCGGCGTCTCCCACCACAG gccggTGCCCTCGTCCCGGGTGTGTCTCAGCCCCCTGCAGGCCCCGCTGGGGGAGCTGCCCTTCGAccggctgcccccgccccccacggccGCCAGCTGGGCCGAGTTCCTCAACGCCTCGGCCAACGGGAAGATGGAGAGCGAGTTCGCCCTGCTGACGCTGTCCGACCACGAGCAGCGCGAGCTCTACGAGGCGGCCCGCATCATCCAGACGGCCTTCCGCAAGTACAAG GGCCGCCGGctgaaggagcagcaggagaCCGCGGCGGCTGTGATCCAGCGATGTTACCGCAAGTATAAGCAG CTCACGTGGATCGCCTTGAAG TACGCCCTGTATAAGAAGATGACGCAGGCAGCCATCCTGATCCAGAGCAAGTTCCGGAGTTACTACGAGCAGAAGAAGTTCCAGCAGAGCCGCCGGGCCGCGGTTCTGATCCAGCAGTACTATCGCAGCTACAAGGAGTACGAGAAGCTGAAACAGGGCCACCGCGCCTCCGCCGCCATGCAGCAGAAGATGAA GGGCACTTTCCTTACGAAGAAGCAGGACCAGGCAGCCCGGAAGATCATGCGGTTTCTGCGTCGTTGCCGGCacag GATGAAGGAACTCAAGCAAAGCAAAGAGGTGGAAAGTTTACAGAAGCGAGGTCTGGCCACTTAG
- the CAMTA2 gene encoding calmodulin-binding transcription activator 2 isoform X5, whose translation MNYKETTELSGNRLLSHHLRAARGMAVGLPKDPPPERLHHPVQPEEGEVPQGRLLLEEAQGRQDHAGGPHEAEGARDRVSLRLLRPLLHRPHIPPTLLLAAAVHGIKWTCSNGNGTTEFSIEQLVQQILESHQAKPPPRTHACLCSSSSLGSPGHVPHKCGTTRHRIISPKVATRPVPVPVPALPEPPRLTDPKPEPEPAKPDRKEPPAPAEPPSPDAPRPSPAVALSVGLPGSAVLVMTGLEKPLALTPSQHLVAGDPPGGPVGLALLPGPGLVLSQNLEASMETGEAGSDAFDPDCFLNSPARGQTYGRRAPEPPPAGNRFFIQDDGGAPGRGGGRPPAGETPMETGGPRPGGGAGEQLPEELYSIIQPGAGGGPDLPFGLSLDSLISELMTEGAGAGEGGSPPRPALPDAPGEAASPGGSAAPEPLVTITDFSPDWSYPEGGVKVLITGPWTEETDSYTCLFDQVAVPAALIQSGVLRCYCPAHEAGLVALQVARDTRLVSTSVLFEYRGRGFLALPRTQLDWLSLDDNQFRMSILERLEQMEKRMAEMTASSRQQRGATGETPHTQTVTDSFEERIVALCETMMSRSSWLHSDTLVHDIRFRGMTLLHLAAAQGYARLIETLIKWRNLSAESLDLEQEVDPLNVDHFSCTPLMWACALGHLDAALLLYRWDGRALSIPDSLGRLPLAVARSRGHVALAARLEELQRQEPSPEGAVDKGWGPPCPAEALGLPSPLSASPDTGLSMVSSVSSPSELSDGSVSVTSAYSSASALRDSPAGSPEPEAAMDFGPPPEGWYLREPPSPPGLRCSPHFFMDYEGAPEPELLAYGENAENEGYLPATDVLQVDMITLAKQIIEATPEHIKQEGFSSAAEVPLRERSGNMGLSETMSWLAGYLESVDQLPGVSHHRPVPSSRVCLSPLQAPLGELPFDRLPPPPTAASWAEFLNASANGKMESEFALLTLSDHEQRELYEAARIIQTAFRKYKGRRLKEQQETAAAVIQRCYRKYKQLTWIALKYALYKKMTQAAILIQSKFRSYYEQKKFQQSRRAAVLIQQYYRSYKEYEKLKQGHRASAAMQQKMKGTFLTKKQDQAARKIMRFLRRCRHRMKELKQSKEVESLQKRGLAT comes from the exons ATGAATTACAAGGAAACCACAGAGCTCTCCG GAAATCGCCTCCTATCTCATCACCTTCGAGCGGCACGAGGAATGGCTGTCGGGCTCCCCAAAGACCCG CCCCCAGAACGGCTCCATCATCCTGTACAACCGGAAGAAGGTGAAGTACCGCAAGGACGGCTACTGCTGGAAGAAGCGCAAGGACGGCAAGACCACGCGGGAGGACCACATGAAGCTGAAGGTGCAAGGGACAGAG TGTCTCTACGGCTGCTACGTCCACTCCTCCATCGTCCCCACATTCCACCGACGCTGTTACTGGCTGCTGCAG tccacgGGATAAAGTGGACCTGCAGCAACGGGAACGGGACCACGGAGTTCTCCATCGAGCAGCTGGTGCAGCAGATCCTGGAGAGCCACCAGGCCaagcccccgccccgcacccacgcctgcctctgcagcagcagcagcctcg GCAGCCCGGGGCACGTCCCGCACAAGTGCGGCACCACCAGGCATCGCATCATCTCCCCGAAGGTGGCGACGCGGCCCgtcccggtcccggtcccggCCCTCCCCGAGCCGCCGCGCCTGACCGACCCcaagccggagccggagccggccAAGCCTGACCGGAAGGAGCCCCCGGcccccgccgagcccccctcCCCGGACGCCCCCCGGCCCTCGCCCGCCGTGGCCCTGTCGGTGGGGCTGCCCGGCAGCGCCGTCCTGGTGATGACCGGCCTGGAGAAGCCGCTGGCCCTCACGCCCAGCCAGCACCTGGTGGCGGGCGACCCGCCGGGCGGCCCGGtgggcctggccctgctgccgGGCCCCGGGCTGGTCCTGTCCCAGAACCTGGAGGCCAGCATGGAGACGGGGGAGGCCGGCTCGGACGCCTTCGACCCCGACTGCTTCCTCAACAGCCCCGCCCGGGGCCAGACCTACGGGCGCCGGGCCCCGGAGCCGCCCCCGGCCGGCAACCGCTTCTTCATCCAGGACGACGGGGGggcgccggggcgggggggcgggcggcCCCCGGCCGGGGAGACCCCCATGGAGACGGGGGGGCCCCGGCCgggcggcggggccggggagcAGCTGCCGGAGGAGCTGTACTCCATCATCCagccgggggcgggaggggggccggACCTGCCCTTCGGCCTCTCCCTGGACAGCCTCATCTCCGAGCTCATGACggagggggccggggccggggaggggggcagccccCCGCGCCCGGCCCTGCCCGACGCCCCCGGCGAGGCCGCCTCCCCGGGGGGCTCGGCAGCTCCGGAGCCGCTGGTCACCATCACCGACTTCTCGCCGGACTGGTCCTACCCTGAG GGCGGCGTCAAGGTGCTGATCACGGGGCCGTGGACGGAGGAGACGGATTCCTACACCTGCCTCTTCGACCAGGTGGCCGTGCCGGCCGCGCTGATCCAGTCGGGCGTCCTACGTTGCTACTGCCCCG CCCACGAGGCCGGGCTGGTGGCCCTGCAGGTGGCCCGCGACACCCGGCTGGTCTCCACCTCGGTGCTGTTCGAGTACCGGGGCCGCGGGTTCCTGGCGCTGCCCCGCACCCAGCTGGACTGGCTCTCCTTGGACG ataaCCAGTTCAGGATGTCGATCCTGGAGCGCCTGGAGCAGATGGAGAAGCGGATGGCAGAGATGACGGCTTCCTCCCGGCAGCAGCGGGGGGCCACGGGGGAGACCCCCCACACGCAG ACGGTGACGGACTCCTTCGAGGAGCGGATCGTGGCCCTGTGCGAGACGATGATGTCTCGTTCCTCCTGGCTCCACTCCGACACCCTGGTCCATGACATCCGCTTCCGGGGCATGACCCTGCTTCACCTCGCAGCCGCCCAGGGCTACGCCCGGCTCATCGAGACCCTCATCAAGTGGCG GAACCTCAGTGCCGAGAGCCTCGATCTGGAGCAGGAAGTGGACCCGCTGAACGTCGACCACTTTTCCTGCACCCCCCTG atGTGGGCCTGCGCCCTGGGCCACCTGGACGCGGCCCTGCTGCTGTACCGCTGGGACGGCCGGGCCCTCTCCATCCCGGACTCGCTGGGCCGGCTGCCCCTGGCCGTGGCTCGCTCCCGGGGCCACGTGGCCCTCGCCGCAcgcctggaggagctgcagcgcCAGGAGCCGAGCCCCGAGGGCGCCGTGGACAAGGGCTGGGGGCCGCCGTGCCCGGCCGAGGCCCTgggcctcccctccccgctctccgCCAGCCCCGACACAG GGCTCAGCATGGTGAGCAGCGTCTCCTCGCCCTCGGAGCTCTCGGACGGCTCCGTCTCCGTCACCTCGGCCTACTCTAGCGCCTCGGCCCTGCGCGACTCGCCCGCCGGCAGCCCCGAGCCCGAGGCCGCCATGGACTTCGGGCCGCCCCCCGAGGGCTGGTACCTGCGGGAGCCCCCGAGCCCGCCTGGCCTGCGCTGCTCCCCCCACTTCTTCATGGACTACGAGGGGGCCCCCGAGCCGGAGCTGCTGGCTTACGGGGAGAACGCGGAGAACGAGGGGTACCTGCCGGCCACTGACGTGCTCCAG GTGGACATGATCACGCTGGCCAAGCAGATCATCGAGGCAACGCCGGAGCACATCAAGCAGGAGGGTTTCAGCTCCGCGGCCGAGGTGCCGCTGCGGGAACGAAGCGGGAACATGGGGCTGAGTGAGACCATGTCCTGGCTGGCCGGCTACCTGGAGAGCGTGGACCAGCTGCCCGGCGTCTCCCACCACAG gccggTGCCCTCGTCCCGGGTGTGTCTCAGCCCCCTGCAGGCCCCGCTGGGGGAGCTGCCCTTCGAccggctgcccccgccccccacggccGCCAGCTGGGCCGAGTTCCTCAACGCCTCGGCCAACGGGAAGATGGAGAGCGAGTTCGCCCTGCTGACGCTGTCCGACCACGAGCAGCGCGAGCTCTACGAGGCGGCCCGCATCATCCAGACGGCCTTCCGCAAGTACAAG GGCCGCCGGctgaaggagcagcaggagaCCGCGGCGGCTGTGATCCAGCGATGTTACCGCAAGTATAAGCAG CTCACGTGGATCGCCTTGAAG TACGCCCTGTATAAGAAGATGACGCAGGCAGCCATCCTGATCCAGAGCAAGTTCCGGAGTTACTACGAGCAGAAGAAGTTCCAGCAGAGCCGCCGGGCCGCGGTTCTGATCCAGCAGTACTATCGCAGCTACAAGGAGTACGAGAAGCTGAAACAGGGCCACCGCGCCTCCGCCGCCATGCAGCAGAAGATGAA GGGCACTTTCCTTACGAAGAAGCAGGACCAGGCAGCCCGGAAGATCATGCGGTTTCTGCGTCGTTGCCGGCacag GATGAAGGAACTCAAGCAAAGCAAAGAGGTGGAAAGTTTACAGAAGCGAGGTCTGGCCACTTAG